A genomic region of Alnus glutinosa chromosome 11, dhAlnGlut1.1, whole genome shotgun sequence contains the following coding sequences:
- the LOC133881964 gene encoding transcription factor bHLH25-like, which yields MEISSIRGLSELGMEDPRFINQWHMNSLDELSILQPAATTFGENLQHCFMTHPNFNIKNSMETSQTGIDGATKKLKVNSWDSSKLDHVSYPQLASSDPNINLSFADANYTNHMGILKPKEEVLCSQIMNTLPSCQGGKRNISTSSRLSQAQDHIMAERKRREKLSQRFIALSAIVPGLKKMDKASVLGDAIKYLKQMQEKVKTLEEQSRKKNIESVVFVRKSQLLVDGDNSTSNENLSSDPLDEHLPEIEARFCDKNVLIRIHCEKRKGVLEKSVTEIEKLHLTVINSSVMTFGSSALDITIIAQMDEEFCMSVKDLVRNLRSAFELIM from the exons GGTATGGAGGATCCTAGGTTCATCAACCAGTGGCACATGAACTCTCTCGATGAGCTCAGCATACTGCAACCAGCAGCCACTACATTCGGAGAGAATTTACAACACTGTTTCATGACTCACCCAAACTTCAACATCAAAAATTCCATGGAAACTTCTCAGACTGGTATTGATGGAGCCACGAAAAAGCTCAAAGTCAACAGCTGGGATTCATCCAAACTCGATCATGTATCATATCCACAACTTGCTTCTTCTGATCCAAACATTAATCTATCATTTGCGGATGCGAACTACACGAATCACATGGGTATTTTAAAGCCTAAAGAGGAGGTATTATGTTCCCAAATCATGAATACCCTTCCTTCTTGCCAGGGAGGTAAGAGGAATATTAGCACAAGCAGTAGACTTTCCCAAGCACAAGATCACATTATGGCAGAAAGGAAAAGGAGAGAGAAGCTCAGCCAGCGGTTCATAGCATTATCTGCTATAGTTCCTGGCCTTAAGAAG ATGGACAAGGCTTCTGTTCTTGGCGATGCCATCAAGTACCTGAAACAAATGCAAGAGAAAGTGAAGACACTTGAGGAACAATCTAGGAAGAAAAACATAGAATCAGTGGTCTTTGTAAGGAAATCTCAACTCTTGGTTGATGGTGACAACTCTACCTCAAATGAAAACCTCTCCAGCGACCCCCTTGATGAGCATCTACCAGAAATTGAAGCAAGATTCTgcgacaaaaatgtcctcataagaATTCACTGTGAGAAAAGGAAAGGAGTACTAGAGAAATCGGTCACTGAAATTGAAAAGCTCCACCTAACAGTCATCAACAGCAGTGTCATGACATTTGGGAGTTCTGCTCTTGATATCACTATAATTGCTCAG ATGGATGAGGAATTCTGCATGTCAGTGAAGGATCTTGTAAGGAATCTACGATCTGCTTTTGAGTTGATCATGTGA